One genomic window of Deinococcus sedimenti includes the following:
- a CDS encoding TetR/AcrR family transcriptional regulator — protein MVTPTRARSDTAKQERRAQILTAARTLWHTHRYPDLTLNAIAEQVHLTKAALFAYFPSKEDLFLSLYEELLDEFFHDLNRHLDLGGTHTPATLARTLGSLTLAHPDLARLIPLLAGILEHNVSAERAHAHKTRVAAHLNATAPRLQRALPGLRGDAPVRLLTYTQALIAGLQPMSDPSPAVREALRDSPLGALHLSLDTALPDALTALITGLSAEQEA, from the coding sequence ATGGTCACCCCGACGCGCGCCCGCAGCGACACCGCCAAACAGGAACGCCGCGCGCAGATCCTCACCGCCGCCCGCACCCTGTGGCACACCCACCGCTACCCCGACCTCACCCTGAACGCCATCGCCGAACAGGTCCACCTCACCAAGGCCGCCCTCTTCGCGTACTTCCCCAGCAAGGAAGACCTCTTCCTCAGCCTGTACGAGGAGCTGCTCGACGAGTTCTTCCACGACCTGAACCGCCACCTCGACCTGGGCGGCACCCACACCCCCGCCACCCTCGCCCGCACCCTGGGCAGCCTCACCCTGGCGCACCCGGACCTCGCGCGGCTGATCCCACTCCTGGCGGGCATCCTGGAACACAACGTCAGCGCCGAACGCGCCCACGCCCACAAGACCCGCGTCGCGGCGCACCTGAACGCCACCGCGCCCCGGCTCCAGCGCGCGCTGCCTGGCCTGCGCGGCGACGCCCCCGTCCGCCTGCTGACGTACACCCAGGCGCTCATCGCGGGCCTGCAACCCATGAGCGACCCCTCGCCCGCCGTGCGCGAGGCCCTGCGCGACTCCCCGCTGGGCGCGCTGCACCTCAGCCTGGACACCGCGCTGCCCGACGCCCTGACCGCCCTGATCACCGGCCTGAGTGCCGAACAGGAGGCGTGA
- a CDS encoding SDR family NAD(P)-dependent oxidoreductase produces the protein MTQPAPTNRPAPSTALITGASSGIGEQIAHELAARGSHLILVARSEGPLHALADTLRARHGVQVHVLPQDLTRPHAAHDLLTRTQALNLNVDILVNNAGFADYGEFSELDVQKQLDMIQVNITALTELTHAYLGGMRARGRGRVLNIASTAAFLPGPLMAVYYATKAYVLSFSEALNEELRGTGVSVTAACPGPVETGFQAAANMGGSRLLRDQLTRAAILPAREVAAQAVTAMLRGEAVHVIGTVNRLQTLLPRLLPRRVLPPLIRRIQGQH, from the coding sequence ATGACCCAGCCCGCCCCCACAAACCGGCCTGCCCCCAGCACCGCGCTGATCACCGGCGCCAGCAGCGGCATCGGCGAACAGATCGCCCACGAACTCGCCGCGCGCGGCAGCCACCTGATCCTCGTCGCCCGCAGCGAAGGCCCCCTGCACGCCCTGGCCGACACCCTCCGCGCCCGGCACGGCGTGCAGGTCCACGTCCTCCCGCAGGACCTCACCCGGCCCCACGCCGCCCACGACCTCCTGACCCGCACCCAGGCCCTGAACCTGAACGTGGACATCCTCGTGAACAACGCGGGCTTCGCCGACTACGGCGAATTCAGCGAACTGGACGTCCAGAAGCAACTCGACATGATCCAGGTGAACATCACCGCCCTGACCGAACTCACCCACGCTTACCTGGGCGGCATGCGCGCCCGGGGCCGGGGCCGCGTGCTGAACATCGCCAGCACCGCCGCGTTCCTCCCGGGACCCCTCATGGCCGTCTACTACGCCACCAAGGCCTACGTCCTGAGCTTCAGCGAGGCCCTGAACGAGGAACTGCGCGGCACCGGCGTCAGCGTCACCGCCGCCTGCCCCGGCCCGGTCGAGACCGGCTTCCAGGCCGCCGCGAACATGGGCGGCAGCCGCCTGCTGCGCGACCAGTTGACCCGCGCCGCGATCCTCCCCGCCCGCGAGGTCGCCGCGCAGGCCGTCACCGCCATGCTGCGCGGCGAGGCCGTGCACGTCATCGGCACCGTCAACCGACTCCAGACGCTGCTGCCCCGCCTGCTCCCCCGCCGCGTCCTGCCCCCGCTGATCCGCCGCATCCAGGGCCAGCACTGA